The Deltaproteobacteria bacterium nucleotide sequence TCTTTCCCGGGCCGATGTTCTTGACCATTTTTAAAACGCGTTGCCAGCTGACCACGTCCTGCTTGTTCACCAGGACCCTGAGAAAGGCCAGGAGATCCTTGATGTGGGCCGATTCCATGAACTTGAAACCACCGTACTTGACGAAAGGGATTCCCTGGCGGGCCAGTTCCATCTCGAGTGTGAAGGAATGATAGGCGGCCCTGAAGAGGACGGCGAAGTCCCTCAAGGAGCGCCCCCGGGCCAACTCTTCTTTGATGGTCCTGCAGATGTAGCGGGCTTGGTCCGGGTCGGTCCCGGTGTTCACCAGCCTGGGCAAGTCGCCGCCCTTCCTGCGGGTGAAAAGGCACTTGGTGTATCTTTCTTCCGCCTTTTCCATCAGGGCGTTAGTAAAGTTCAATATAGGCTGGGTGGATCTGAAGTTTTCTTCCAGCTTGATGGTCTTGGCCTCGGGGAAGAGTTCAGCAAAGGAGAACATGTTCTTGAAATCCGCCCCCCTAAAGGAATATATGGATTGGCTGTCATCTCCCACCACCATGACGTTTCGGTGTTCATGTCCCAGCCAGTGTATGATTTCCGCCTGGGTGGCGTTGGTGTCCTGGTATTCATCCACCATGATGTAACGGTATTGCCCGGCAAGGAGACGACGGACTTCCTCCTTCTCGGCGAGCAGCCTCCTCAACAGGAGAAGGAGGTCGTCATAGTCCATGAGTTGGTGTTCCCGCTTATACTCTCCGTATAGCTTTCCGATCTTCTCCAATTGTGGAAGCACACCGAGAAACTGGGCGTATTCCTCCATTACCAGATCGGGCAGGGAGCACTTAAGGTTCGCCGCCTTGCTCAGGATGTTCGCTATGGTGGCCTTTTTGGGAAATCTTTCCACCTCCCTGTCCACCCGGATTTCCCGCACCAGAGACTGAATCACCATTTCCATGTCGGAACGGTCCAGTATCGTGAAGGTCCTTTCAAAGCCCAGGAGATGGGCATGGCTCCGGAGAACCCGGTGTGCCAGGGAATGAAAGGTGCCGCCCGAGACTCGCCTGCAGTTTTCGTCAACGAGACCTGCAGCCCGCTCGAGCATCTCCCCCGCGGCTTTCCTGGTGAAAGTGAGAAGGAGGATGCCCTCGGGAGGAACGCCCGTTTCAACCAGCCTCGCCACCCGGTATACTAAGGTCCTGGTCTTCCCACTCCCGGCTCCGGCAACTACGAGGAGGGGACCCTCCAGGTTCATCACGGCTTCCAGTTGGGGAGGGTTCAGCACCTTTTCATAATCGATAGACCGTGACAAGTCTGATTCCTTTCTTGACAAGTGTCAAAAAATCACCTGCCGCTCCGGCCGGGAGAAGGGACTCAACATCTCCCTGCATTCCCCCTCTCGCCCTT carries:
- a CDS encoding DUF3553 domain-containing protein → MNLEGPLLVVAGAGSGKTRTLVYRVARLVETGVPPEGILLLTFTRKAAGEMLERAAGLVDENCRRVSGGTFHSLAHRVLRSHAHLLGFERTFTILDRSDMEMVIQSLVREIRVDREVERFPKKATIANILSKAANLKCSLPDLVMEEYAQFLGVLPQLEKIGKLYGEYKREHQLMDYDDLLLLLRRLLAEKEEVRRLLAGQYRYIMVDEYQDTNATQAEIIHWLGHEHRNVMVVGDDSQSIYSFRGADFKNMFSFAELFPEAKTIKLEENFRSTQPILNFTNALMEKAEERYTKCLFTRRKGGDLPRLVNTGTDPDQARYICRTIKEELARGRSLRDFAVLFRAAYHSFTLEMELARQGIPFVKYGGFKFMESAHIKDLLAFLRVLVNKQDVVSWQRVLKMVKNIGPGKSRAIVSWMKETDAHPSQVADWPKAGKREEGLKALAELFRSLSKEKLRPEEAVDRAIQYYDPILKDLFDDYPRRQRELEQLAIMAERYRSIRSFLDDIALEPPTSPADLSREKPGDVLTLSTVHSAKGLEWRVVFVIWVLDGYFPAARARSKVEALEEERRLMYVAATRARDQLILCYPAGEVSGFQSPFFGMNSGMPYRDRLSCFLQGLPEGVTRREKAGFQFHVSEPTPFSESPSKQGREMRGGSRLRPGDRVRHPAFGKGVVSKVQGGEKIEVLFGKVGKKLLHLSYTTLEKI